A stretch of the Rosa rugosa chromosome 5, drRosRugo1.1, whole genome shotgun sequence genome encodes the following:
- the LOC133709012 gene encoding protein decapping 5 isoform X2: MASESATRSSSAADSYIGSLISLTSKSEIRYEGVLYNINTEESSIGLRNVRSFGTEGRKKDGPQIPPGDKVYEYILFRGSDIKDLQVKSSPPVQPTPPINNDPAIIQSHYSRPAPTTLSLPSPASGPLTDINPHTAQMGLPGSNFQGNLPLYQPGGNLGSWGVPPPPNANGGGLAMPMYWQGYYGPPNGLPHLHQQSLLRPPPGLSMPSPMQQPLQYPNFSASLPTGPSNFPEGPSPLLSAASGSSPSLTSASLAPPIGPILPTTLPPVPSTTLASEILSSSMPNKAPSGSPSVATLSASLPPLSSLTSSSTDISTVAPSISNKTSIVSGPTLPYQSVSQSPSSVAGASNSVRTETLVPSLVTPDQLLQSGSATGPSAQSLQAAHKDVEVVQVSSSTSPEPPVPVSAEPQPPILPLPPPARAGQKTNGAPFQARQGYTYRGRERGRGTGSSRPVTKFTEEFDFTAMNEKFNKDEVWGHLGKSSKPSKDKEDGNDSEEEYIEDEDDVELPKFDVKPVYNKDDFFDTISSNSFNNEQNGRTRYSEQIKIDTETFGTFSRYRGGRGGRGPGRGGRGRGGYYGRDYGRDYGRGYGYVGRGRGRGMSSQGPQ, encoded by the exons atgGCTTCCGAGAGCGCTACGAGATCGAGCTCAGCGGCCGATTCGTACATAGGGAGCTTGATTAGTTTGACTTCCAAGAGTGAGATCAGATACGAAGGCGTGCTCTACAACATCAACACCGAAGAGTCCAGTATTGGACTCCGCAACG TACGGTCTTTTGGAACCGAAGGAAGGAAAAAGGATGGGCCACAAATCCCGCCAGGGGATAAAGTTTATGAGTATATACTCTTCCGTGGGAGTGATATCAAG GATTTACAGGTTAAATCTTCTCCACCAGTTCAGCCTACACCACCTATAAACAATGATCCAGCTATTATTCAG TCTCACTATTCCCGCCCAGCTCCGACAACATTGAGCTTGCCTTCTCCTGCTAGTGGGCCTTTGACAGATATTAATCCCCATACTGCACAGATGGGACTACCTGGTTCAAATTTCCAAGGCAATTTACCTTTATATCAACCTGGAGGAAATTTAGGGTCATGGGGGGTTCCACCTCCTCCAAATGCAAATGGCGGAGGGCTTGCTATGCCAATGTACTGGCAAGGATATTACGGCCCTCCAAATGGCCTTCCTCATTTACACCAGCAATCTTTGCTTCGTCCACCACCCGGGCTATCAATGCCTTCTCCAATGCAACAGCCATTGCAATATCCCAATTTTAGTGCCTCCTTGCCCACTGGACCTTCTAACTTTCCTGAAGGTCCATCACCTCTACTTTCAGCTGCTAGTGGTAGTTCTCCTAGTTTGACCTCTGCTTCTTTAGCACCGCCAATTGGCCCGATTTTGCCAACAACTCTGCCTCCGGTACCTTCCACCACACTAGCTTCTGAAATATTGTCAAGTTCAATGCCTAACAAGGCACCAAGTGGTTCCCCTTCTGTAGCCACACTTAGTGCAAGCTTGCCACCACTTTCTTCTCTGACCAGTTCAAGCACAGATATCAGTACTGTTGCACCATCTATCTCTAACAAGACTTCTATAGTTTCTGGTCCAACCTTGCCCTATCAAAGCGTATCTCAATCTCCTTCCTCTGTTGCTGGGGCATCCAATTCCGTACGCACGGAAACACTGGTTCCTTCTTTGGTAACCCCAGATCAGCTCTTGCAGTCTGGATCTGCTACAGGCCCCTCAGCTCAATCGTTGCAAGCAGCTCATAAGGATGTGGAGGTTGTTCAAGTTTCGTCATCAACCTCACCAGAGCCGCCAGTCCCAGTATCAGCAGAACCTCAGCCACCAATATTGCCATTACCACCACCTGCACGGGCAGGTCAAAAG ACAAATGGAGCTCCATTCCAAGCTCGCCAGGGATATACTTATAGGGGGCGTGAGCGAGGCAGGGGAACTGGG AGTTCACGTCCTGTAACAAAATTCACTGAAGAATTTGATTTCACGGCAATGAATGAGAAGTTCAATAAGGATGAGGTTTGGGGCCATCTTGGTAAGAGTAGCAAACCTTCTAAGGACAAAGAGGATGGAAATGACAGTGAAGAAGAATATAtcgaagatgaagatgatgtgGAGTTGCCAAAGTTTGATGTCAAG CCTGTCTACAATAAGGATGATTTCTTTGACACCATCTCCTCCAATTCTTTCAATAATGAACAGAATGGAAGGACTCGGTACTCTGAGCAAATAAAGATAGATACAGAG ACTTTTGGAACGTTTTCAAGGTATCGGGGTGGTCGAGGTGGCCGTGGTCCTGGACGTGGTGGCCGTGGCCGTGGGGGTTACTATGGAAGGGACTATGGAAGGGATTATGGAAGGGGATATGGCTATGTTGGAAGGGGCCGTGGCCGAGGGATGTCTAGTCAAGGCCCACAGTAG
- the LOC133712062 gene encoding probable transmembrane ascorbate ferrireductase 4, with amino-acid sequence MATGSVVPLLFLARISGLLVAVLVSIWAISFRSSFHHHSSESSPQEDQGITYSALHPLFTVIGFILISGEAILIHRWLPGSRSLKKSVHLCLQGVALASGIFGIWTKFHGQKGIVANFYSLHSWMGLICILLFGAQWLVGFLSFWHRGEGRTVRQRVLPWHIFLGLYTYGLAVATAETGLLEKLTFLQTNRNVSKHSPESMVVNSLGLGLAVLSGIVILAAVSPKYQPIQTKLIYSDTKKCPSC; translated from the exons ATGGCCACAGGTTCAGTAGTCCCATTGCTCTTCCTAGCCAGAATCTCTGGGCTTTTGGTTGCAGTGCTGGTCTCGATTTGGGCTATTTCATTCAGGTCCAGCTTTCATCATCACTCTTCTGAGTCCTCTCCCCAAGAAGACCAGGGCATCACCTATTCA GCTCTTCATCCTTTGTTCACGGTCATTGGCTTTATTCTCATCAGTGGAGAAG CAATTTTGATACATAGGTGGTTGCCTGGTTCAAGAAGTTTGAAGAAATCAGTGCATTTGTGTCTTCAAGGTGTGGCTTTGGCTTCTGGGATCTTTGGGATTTGGACCAAGTTTCATGGCCAGAAGGGCATTGTGGCTAATTTCTATAGTCTTCATTCTTGGATGGGTTTGATCTGCATTCTCTTGTTTGGAGCTCAG TGGTTGGTGGGTTTCTTGAGCTTTTGGCATAGAGGGGAAGGGCGCACGGTAAGGCAAAGGGTGTTGCCCTGGCATATCTTCCTTGGGCTCTACACTTATGGTTTGGCAGTGGCTACAGCAGAAACTGGGCTTTTGGAGAAGTTGACATTCTTACAAACAAATAGGAATGTGTCTAAACACAGCCCAGAGTCCATGGTTGTTAATAGTTTAGGGCTTGGGTTGGCCGTCCTCAGTGGCATTGTAATATTGGCTGCAGTATCACCCAAGTACCAACCCATTCAAACTAAACTCATTTACTCAGATACCAAAAAATGTCCATCCTGTTAA
- the LOC133710897 gene encoding clavaminate synthase-like protein At3g21360 produces MEHFSKDFSIGACEGQKIVDGETLPLVLQPPEPTRNDVESLVSTLKKNKDWFEQILIKNSAILLRGFNVQNAVEFNDIVEALGWDDIRYVGPAPRTHVHKRVWTANEGPLSEFIYYHHEMVLIKEYPKQVILFCETPPPEGGQTPFVPSFRVTERMLEEFPEAVEEMEANGLKYTFTAPSKNSTGSMRGRGWEDAFATSDRAEAEKRSNALGMDVEWLADGSMKTILGPRSVTKVFEGRKGRRMWFNTVVGMHGKEHSSAFMADGTEIPDNVVNRCQEIIEEESIQFKWEKGDVLFLDNLALLHGRRPSAAPRRVLVATCK; encoded by the exons atggaacaCTTCAGCAAGGACTTCAGCATAGGCGCATGCGAAGGCCAGAAGATTGTGGATGGAGAGACCTTGCCACTGGTGCTGCAACCTCCAGAGCCAACCAGGAATGATGTGGAGTCGCTTGTGTCGACTCTCAAGAAGAACAAGGACTGGTTTGAGCAGATACTTATCAAGAACAGCGCAATCCTGCTTAGAGGTTTCAATGTACAGAATGCAGTGGAGTTCAATGACATTGTGGAAGCTTTAGGGTGGGATGATATTCGTTACGTTGGGCCTGCTCCTCGAACGCATGTGCACAAGCGTGTCTGGACTGCCAATGAAGGACCTCTATCTGAGTTCATATACTATCACCATGAGATGGTGCTG ATTAAGGAGTACCCCAAGCAAGTCATCCTATTCTGTGAGACACCACCACCAGAAGGAGgacaaacaccttttgttccAAGCTTCCGAGTGACCGAAAGGATGCTCGAGGAGTTCCCAGAAGCTGTAGAAGAAATGGAGGCAAATGGCTTGAAGTACACCTTCACAGCTCCTAGCAAGAACAGCACTGGTTCAATGAGAGGTAGGGGCTGGGAGGATGCTTTTGCAACATCAGATCGAGCCGAAGCTGAGAAGAG GTCTAATGCTTTAGGCATGGATGTCGAGTGGCTAGCAGATGGCTCCATGAAGACGATATTGGGTCCAAGATCAGTGACAAAGGTGTttgaaggaagaaaaggaaggaGAATGTGGTTCAACACGGTTGTGGGGATGCATGGGAAGGAGCATAGTTCTGCTTTCATGGCCGACGGAACGGAGATTCCGGACAATGTGGTGAATAGATGTCAAGAGATTATTGAAGAAGAAAGTATCCAATTCAAGTGGGAGAAGGGTGATGTGCTCTTCCTTGATAACTTGGCTTTGCTCCATGGAAGGAGGCCTTCTGCTGCTCCCAGAAGAGTCTTGGTAGCTACTTGCAAGTAG
- the LOC133709012 gene encoding protein decapping 5 isoform X1, whose translation MASESATRSSSAADSYIGSLISLTSKSEIRYEGVLYNINTEESSIGLRNVRSFGTEGRKKDGPQIPPGDKVYEYILFRGSDIKDLQVKSSPPVQPTPPINNDPAIIQSHYSRPAPTTLSLPSPASGPLTDINPHTAQMGLPGSNFQGNLPLYQPGGNLGSWGVPPPPNANGGGLAMPMYWQGYYGPPNGLPHLHQQSLLRPPPGLSMPSPMQQPLQYPNFSASLPTGPSNFPEGPSPLLSAASGSSPSLTSASLAPPIGPILPTTLPPVPSTTLASEILSSSMPNKAPSGSPSVATLSASLPPLSSLTSSSTDISTVAPSISNKTSIVSGPTLPYQSVSQSPSSVAGASNSVRTETLVPSLVTPDQLLQSGSATGPSAQSLQAAHKDVEVVQVSSSTSPEPPVPVSAEPQPPILPLPPPARAGQKTNGAPFQARQGYTYRGRERGRGTGFGVQSSRPVTKFTEEFDFTAMNEKFNKDEVWGHLGKSSKPSKDKEDGNDSEEEYIEDEDDVELPKFDVKPVYNKDDFFDTISSNSFNNEQNGRTRYSEQIKIDTETFGTFSRYRGGRGGRGPGRGGRGRGGYYGRDYGRDYGRGYGYVGRGRGRGMSSQGPQ comes from the exons atgGCTTCCGAGAGCGCTACGAGATCGAGCTCAGCGGCCGATTCGTACATAGGGAGCTTGATTAGTTTGACTTCCAAGAGTGAGATCAGATACGAAGGCGTGCTCTACAACATCAACACCGAAGAGTCCAGTATTGGACTCCGCAACG TACGGTCTTTTGGAACCGAAGGAAGGAAAAAGGATGGGCCACAAATCCCGCCAGGGGATAAAGTTTATGAGTATATACTCTTCCGTGGGAGTGATATCAAG GATTTACAGGTTAAATCTTCTCCACCAGTTCAGCCTACACCACCTATAAACAATGATCCAGCTATTATTCAG TCTCACTATTCCCGCCCAGCTCCGACAACATTGAGCTTGCCTTCTCCTGCTAGTGGGCCTTTGACAGATATTAATCCCCATACTGCACAGATGGGACTACCTGGTTCAAATTTCCAAGGCAATTTACCTTTATATCAACCTGGAGGAAATTTAGGGTCATGGGGGGTTCCACCTCCTCCAAATGCAAATGGCGGAGGGCTTGCTATGCCAATGTACTGGCAAGGATATTACGGCCCTCCAAATGGCCTTCCTCATTTACACCAGCAATCTTTGCTTCGTCCACCACCCGGGCTATCAATGCCTTCTCCAATGCAACAGCCATTGCAATATCCCAATTTTAGTGCCTCCTTGCCCACTGGACCTTCTAACTTTCCTGAAGGTCCATCACCTCTACTTTCAGCTGCTAGTGGTAGTTCTCCTAGTTTGACCTCTGCTTCTTTAGCACCGCCAATTGGCCCGATTTTGCCAACAACTCTGCCTCCGGTACCTTCCACCACACTAGCTTCTGAAATATTGTCAAGTTCAATGCCTAACAAGGCACCAAGTGGTTCCCCTTCTGTAGCCACACTTAGTGCAAGCTTGCCACCACTTTCTTCTCTGACCAGTTCAAGCACAGATATCAGTACTGTTGCACCATCTATCTCTAACAAGACTTCTATAGTTTCTGGTCCAACCTTGCCCTATCAAAGCGTATCTCAATCTCCTTCCTCTGTTGCTGGGGCATCCAATTCCGTACGCACGGAAACACTGGTTCCTTCTTTGGTAACCCCAGATCAGCTCTTGCAGTCTGGATCTGCTACAGGCCCCTCAGCTCAATCGTTGCAAGCAGCTCATAAGGATGTGGAGGTTGTTCAAGTTTCGTCATCAACCTCACCAGAGCCGCCAGTCCCAGTATCAGCAGAACCTCAGCCACCAATATTGCCATTACCACCACCTGCACGGGCAGGTCAAAAG ACAAATGGAGCTCCATTCCAAGCTCGCCAGGGATATACTTATAGGGGGCGTGAGCGAGGCAGGGGAACTGGG TTTGGTGTGCAGAGTTCACGTCCTGTAACAAAATTCACTGAAGAATTTGATTTCACGGCAATGAATGAGAAGTTCAATAAGGATGAGGTTTGGGGCCATCTTGGTAAGAGTAGCAAACCTTCTAAGGACAAAGAGGATGGAAATGACAGTGAAGAAGAATATAtcgaagatgaagatgatgtgGAGTTGCCAAAGTTTGATGTCAAG CCTGTCTACAATAAGGATGATTTCTTTGACACCATCTCCTCCAATTCTTTCAATAATGAACAGAATGGAAGGACTCGGTACTCTGAGCAAATAAAGATAGATACAGAG ACTTTTGGAACGTTTTCAAGGTATCGGGGTGGTCGAGGTGGCCGTGGTCCTGGACGTGGTGGCCGTGGCCGTGGGGGTTACTATGGAAGGGACTATGGAAGGGATTATGGAAGGGGATATGGCTATGTTGGAAGGGGCCGTGGCCGAGGGATGTCTAGTCAAGGCCCACAGTAG